A stretch of the Nicotiana tabacum cultivar K326 chromosome 6, ASM71507v2, whole genome shotgun sequence genome encodes the following:
- the LOC107783008 gene encoding non-canonical heme oxygenase HOZ, chloroplastic isoform X2 produces MEQARFAHLCTVMSRMHHRREGYPFGSLVDFAPDAMGHPIFSFSPLAIHTRNLLADPRCTLVVQIPGWSCLSNARVTIFGDVYPLPEDQQEWAHKQYISKHQQGASQQWGNFYYFRMQNISDIYFIGGFGTVAWVDVKDYETLQPDKIAIDGGEQNLKELNAIFSKPLKDLLSREAEVDDAAIISVDSKGTDIRVRQGAQLNIQRISFEGGQSVETLEEAKAALWKLVNGGRLYNMEK; encoded by the exons ATGGAGCAG GCTAGGTTTGCTCATTTATGCACCGTTATGTCTCGGATGCATCATCGACGAGAAGGTTACCCCTTTGGCTCACTCGTAGATTTTGCACCAGATGCCATGGGAC ACCCAATATTTTCATTCTCACCGTTAGCTATACACACAAGGAACCTGCTAGCTGACCCTAGATGCACACTGGTTGTACAG ATCCCGGGTTGGAGTTGTTTATCTAATGCAAGGGTAACAATATTCGGTGATGTCTATCCTCTCCCAGAAGATCAGCAG GAATGGGCACATAAGCAGTATATATCAAAACATCAGCAAGGAGCTTCTCAACAATGGGGAAACTTTTATTACTTTCGCATGCAAAATATAAG TGATATATATttcattggaggctttggaacaGTTGCTTGGGTGGATGTCAAGGATTATGAAACTTTGCAGCCTGACAAGATTGCTATTGATGGAGGTGAACAAAATCTTAAG GAGCTAAATGCAATTTTTTCAAAGCCTCTAAAGGATCTTTTGTCACGAGAAGCTGAGGTGGATGATGCTGCCATAATATCAGTAGATAGCAAGGGAACTGATATCCGTGTCCGCCAGGGTGCACAG TTAAACATTCAGAGAATATCTTTTGAAGGAGGTCAGTCCGTTGAAACACTAGAAGAAGCAAAAGCAGCACTGTGGAAACTGGTAAATGGAGGTCGATTGTACAATATGGAGAAATGA
- the LOC107783008 gene encoding uncharacterized protein LOC107783008 isoform X1, with protein sequence MTSSVSISSSMDAALSSSHSLSRFSETIPSAFQSIRPTNEPGSGSLRTSYFGCRFPNLTLARAQQEDDNDNGFLVSEGTFSLSQDSSDQRQGNEVSLDQSTKSVTPPDLSTTGGGTRAGLFRTPISGGVQSATSAHGLPKPALAVRNLMEQARFAHLCTVMSRMHHRREGYPFGSLVDFAPDAMGHPIFSFSPLAIHTRNLLADPRCTLVVQIPGWSCLSNARVTIFGDVYPLPEDQQEWAHKQYISKHQQGASQQWGNFYYFRMQNISDIYFIGGFGTVAWVDVKDYETLQPDKIAIDGGEQNLKELNAIFSKPLKDLLSREAEVDDAAIISVDSKGTDIRVRQGAQLNIQRISFEGGQSVETLEEAKAALWKLVNGGRLYNMEK encoded by the exons ATGACATCGTCAGTTTCTATCTCTTCATCAATGGATGCTGCCCTATCAAGCTCCCATTCTCTCTCTAGGTTTTCAGAGACTATTCCATCTGCTTTTCAATCCATTCGACCAACTAACGAGCCTGGTTCGGGGTCTCTGCGAACGAGTTACTTCGGCTGCCGCTTCCCCAACCTGACGCTTGCCCGTGCCCAACAAGAGGATGACAATGATAATGGTTTTCTAGTTTCTGAAGGCACTTTTTCTTTGTCACAG GATAGTTCAGATCAAAGACAAGGAAATGAGGTTAGTTTGGATCAATCAACAAAGTCCGTTACACCCCCTGATCTCAGCACGACTGGTGGAGGTACAAGGGCTGGGCTTTTCCGAACTCCCATATCTGGAGGTGTACAAAGTGCAACCTCAGCTCATGGCCTACCTAAACCAGCCTTAGCTGTTCGCAACTTAATGGAGCAG GCTAGGTTTGCTCATTTATGCACCGTTATGTCTCGGATGCATCATCGACGAGAAGGTTACCCCTTTGGCTCACTCGTAGATTTTGCACCAGATGCCATGGGAC ACCCAATATTTTCATTCTCACCGTTAGCTATACACACAAGGAACCTGCTAGCTGACCCTAGATGCACACTGGTTGTACAG ATCCCGGGTTGGAGTTGTTTATCTAATGCAAGGGTAACAATATTCGGTGATGTCTATCCTCTCCCAGAAGATCAGCAG GAATGGGCACATAAGCAGTATATATCAAAACATCAGCAAGGAGCTTCTCAACAATGGGGAAACTTTTATTACTTTCGCATGCAAAATATAAG TGATATATATttcattggaggctttggaacaGTTGCTTGGGTGGATGTCAAGGATTATGAAACTTTGCAGCCTGACAAGATTGCTATTGATGGAGGTGAACAAAATCTTAAG GAGCTAAATGCAATTTTTTCAAAGCCTCTAAAGGATCTTTTGTCACGAGAAGCTGAGGTGGATGATGCTGCCATAATATCAGTAGATAGCAAGGGAACTGATATCCGTGTCCGCCAGGGTGCACAG TTAAACATTCAGAGAATATCTTTTGAAGGAGGTCAGTCCGTTGAAACACTAGAAGAAGCAAAAGCAGCACTGTGGAAACTGGTAAATGGAGGTCGATTGTACAATATGGAGAAATGA
- the LOC107799809 gene encoding beta-glucuronosyltransferase GlcAT14C-like, whose product MMLKMFISWNWRSRQGIHQRLSTLVAAALLLLVVGLLCSRFEYSMTNIPDHTTTIVIDDTSTQRIKIIHPSKGPGDPPILAYWIFGFRGESKRMLRLLKAVYHPRNQYLLHLLDGEDEETMELVVSLESENVFRAFGNVNVVGKSYAVNYHYMESGASALAAMLHAAALLLRISSLWDWFFTLSSSDYPLFTQDDILFAFTSLPRDLNFVGFTNRTTDQKGQHNFNRIVVDPSLYSKRVTNLHYAVETRELPTSFDIFGGSPWMVLSRAFMEHCIKGWDNFPRKLLMYYANVVSPLESYFQTVLCNSPEFRNTIVNQDLRCSVPINVSNYDNLVHKVRAIFARPFKEGDPTLDKLDRYILNRSQQGVVPGKWCNNIENYSSCSNSTIWDDIDSLDPGFYGQKLQNILSNFTAGKRHMVINHCHGISH is encoded by the exons ATGATGCTTAAGATGTTTATTTCCTGGAATTGGAGAAGTCGTCAAGGTATTCATCAACGGCTTTCTACTTTGGTTGCAGCAGCTTTGCTACTTTTAGTTGTAGGACTACTCTGCAGCAGATTTGAGTACAGTATGACGAATATTCCAGATCACACTACTACTATTGTAATCGATGATACATCAACACAGAGAATAAAGATAATTCATCCGTCAAAAGGGCCTGGTGACCCTCCAATCCTCGCGTATTGGATTTTTGGTTTTAGAGGGGAAAGTAAAAGAATGTTGAGACTGTTAAAAGCAGTGTATCACCCAAGAAATCAGTACCTTTTACACCTTCTCGATGGGGAAGACGAAGAGACGATGGAATTAGTTGTTTCTCTTGAATCTGAAAATGTGTTTAGGGCTTTTGGAAATGTGAACGTCGTCGGTAAAAGTTATGCAGTGAATTATCACTATATGGAATCGGGCGCCTCTGCTCTCGCTGCCATGCTTCACGCTGCCGCCTTGCTCCTTCGAATTAGTTCATTATGGGATTGGTTTTTCACCTTAAGCTCTTCCGACTACCCACTCTTTACTCAAGATG ATATCTTGTTTGCTTTCACTTCCTTGCCAAGGGATCTCAATTTCGTCGGCTTCACCAATAGGACTACTGACCAAAAGGG GCAGCATAATTTCAATCGGATTGTTGTTGACCCCAGCCTATACTCAAAACGGGTTACTAACCTTCACTATGCTGTAGAGACTAGAGAATTGCCAACAAGCTTTGATATATTTGGAG GTTCCCCTTGGATGGTACTGAGCAGAGCCTTTATGGAACACTGCATCAAAGGTTGGGACAACTTTCCTCGGAAATTACTAATGTACTACGCCAATGTTGTCTCTCCTCTTGAATCATATTTTCAAACAGTGCTATGCAATTCCCCAGAATTTAGAAATACCATAGTAAACCAGGATCTCAGGTGCTCCGTGCCTATAAATGTCTCAAACTACGACAATCTTGTGCACAAAGTGAGGGCAATATTTGCTAGGCCATTTAAAGAAGGTGATCCTACTTTAGACAAGCTCGACAGGTATATCTTAAATCGCTCGCAGCAGGGGGTGGTGCCCGGGAAATGGTGCAACAATATAGAAAACTATTCTTCTTGTTCTAATTCTACTATTTGGGATGACATTGATTCATTGGACCCTGGATTTTATGGCCAAAAGCTTCAAAATATTCTGTCCAATTTTACTGCTGGAAAACGTCATATGGTAATCAATC